DNA from Marinitoga litoralis:
GGATTATTTAGACCAATTACATTATGGCCTTATCCATATGAAGCATTAGCAAAATTAGCAGATCAGGCTAAATTATTCTTTACTGTAGAAATGAGTATGGGACAAATGGTTGAAGATGTAAGATTAGCTGTAAATGGTAAAAAGCCTGTAGAATTCTATGGAAGAACAGGTGGTGTAGTACCAACTCCAAATGAAGTATTGGCAAAATTAATGGAATTGATATAAGAAAGGAGGAAAATTATGTCATATAAAATAAAATTTAAAGGTCCTGAATCATTAAGTGGAAAAGAATTTACATATTGTCCAGGATGTCATCATGGTATTGTTCATAGACTTGTTGCAGAAGTGATAGATGAATTAGGAATTAGAGAAAAAACATTAATGGTTGCACCAGTAGGTTGTTCAGTTTTTGCATATGAATTTTTTGATGTAGATGGTACTGTTGCTCCACACGGAAGAGCTCCTGCAGTAGCAACAGGTATGAAAAGAGCTATGCCAGAAAATGTTGTATTTACATATCAAGGAGATGGAGACTTGGCAGCTATTGGTACTGCTGAAATTATTCATGCTGCAAATAGAGGTGAAAAAATAACAACAATATTTATAAATAACGCTATTTACGGTATGACTGGAGGACAAATGGCTCCAACCACTTTATTAGGAATGAAAACAACAACTTCTCCATACGGAAGAAGTGCAGAAAATGAAGGTTATCCATTACATATGGCTGAAATGTTATCAAATTTACCAGGAGTAGCATTCTTAGCAAGAACAAAAGTTAATAAACCACAAGATGTATTAAAAACAAAAAAATTAATTAAAAAAGCATTTTTAGCACAAATTCAAGGTAAAGGTTTCGGTATGGTTGAAGTATTATCCACATGTCCTACAAACTGGGGGATTCCACCAGTTGAAGCAAATAAATGGTTAGAAGAAAATTTAGTACCAGAATTTCCTTTAGGTGTTTATGTTGATAAGGTGGGTGATGAAAAATGAAACATCATGCATTTATAGCTGCTGGTTTTGGTGGTCAAGGTGTAATGTTGTTTGGAAAAATCTTATCATTAGCTGCAATGTATGAAAGTTTATATACAACATGGCTACCATCATATGGTCCTGAAATGCGTGGTGGTACAGCTAATTGTACAGTAGTTATATCAGAAGAATATATAGCATCTCCTGTTGTTGATCAACCAACAGAAGTTATAGCTTTTAATATACCATCTATGTATAAATTTGAAAAATTATTACCAGAAAATGGAATTTT
Protein-coding regions in this window:
- a CDS encoding thiamine pyrophosphate-dependent enzyme, translating into MSYKIKFKGPESLSGKEFTYCPGCHHGIVHRLVAEVIDELGIREKTLMVAPVGCSVFAYEFFDVDGTVAPHGRAPAVATGMKRAMPENVVFTYQGDGDLAAIGTAEIIHAANRGEKITTIFINNAIYGMTGGQMAPTTLLGMKTTTSPYGRSAENEGYPLHMAEMLSNLPGVAFLARTKVNKPQDVLKTKKLIKKAFLAQIQGKGFGMVEVLSTCPTNWGIPPVEANKWLEENLVPEFPLGVYVDKVGDEK
- a CDS encoding 2-oxoacid:acceptor oxidoreductase family protein encodes the protein MKHHAFIAAGFGGQGVMLFGKILSLAAMYESLYTTWLPSYGPEMRGGTANCTVVISEEYIASPVVDQPTEVIAFNIPSMYKFEKLLPENGILLLNSSVIDREPERKDIQIYKIPANEIADELGNVKVQNMVMLGAYLKATGAVSFDSVKKALEKSLKGSKADLLDINLKAIEAGMNALVK